A section of the Carya illinoinensis cultivar Pawnee chromosome 12, C.illinoinensisPawnee_v1, whole genome shotgun sequence genome encodes:
- the LOC122289256 gene encoding zinc finger BED domain-containing protein RICESLEEPER 2-like has product MELKHYLVQMSSTASENDDLIDLDPFESESFQNEESKTKRRKRSNVWNFFEMVPESENNDGKLRAKCKMCGVTYMAASKYGTENMKHHINACPRRSSQDIGQMMLSQGCGSISVSTPKFETEQYRELLIASIVKHELPFRFVEYSGKRVLNFSFMPSPHNGISLSEKIYNLLCDWGIQHKIFVLTSDNASSNDVSVELLRTQLNIKKALLCDDEFFHFRCCAHILNLIVQDGLKEIDSAIQKVRESIKYVKGSQSRKVKFLDSTKQMSLDSKKGLRQSVPTRWNSTFLMLENAIFYRRAFSHLELTDSNFKHCPSIFDWEKIEKINSLLGVFYEATCDFSGTKYPTANLYFPAMFLIYFTLKRHSEGEDDYMKTMCCKMLVKFEKYWSEFNVLLAIAVILDPRYKLHFVDFSYTKLYGDCSIEYMNVRSKVSSLFMEFSSSSAPTCSTTTSDSTYSRAESQSSINKQVFQEFDSFIHDDFAAHMQKSQLDLYLDEPRADRNAKIDILSFWKGNEFRYPDLACMARDILSVPVSTVAFESTFSVDGRIIDQFRSALKADIVEALVCTRDWLYGEEQETEEVKLDELAEDIMELEKNKDKEDTPPHS; this is encoded by the exons ATGGAGTTAAAGCATTACCTTGTTCAG ATGAGTTCGACAGCAAGTGAAAATGATGATTTGATTGATTTGGACCCGTTTGAGTCagaaagttttcaaaatgaggAATCTAAAACAAAACGAAGGAAACGGTCAAACGTGTGGAACTTTTTTGAAATGGTTCCTGAGTCTGAGAACAATGATGGCAAACTACGAGCAAAGTGCAAGATGTGTGGAGTTACTTATATGGCTGCGAGTAAATATGGAACTGAAAATATGAAGCATCACATTAACGCATGCCCTAGGAGAAGTTCACAAGATATTGGTCAGATGATGTTATCACAAGGTTGTGGATCTATTTCGGTAAGCACTCCTAAATTTGAAACTGAACAATATAGAGAACTTTTGATAGCTTCTATTGTGAAGCATGAACTGCCTTTCCGTTTTGTTGAATACTCGGGG AAAAGGGTtttgaacttttcttttatGCCATCACCACATAATGGCATATCTTTGtctgaaaaaatttataatttgctaTGTGATTGGGGAATTCAACACAAGATTTTTGTATTGACTTCAGACAATGCTTCGTCTAATGATGTTTCAGTAGAGTTGTTAAGAACTCAATTGAACATTAAAAAAGCTCTTCTTTGTGATGATGAGTTCTTTCATTTTCGTTGTTGTGCTCATATTCTGAATTTGATAGTACAAGATGGGTTAAAAGAGATTGATTCTGCTATCCAAAAAGTTCGTGAGAGTATCAAGTATGTCAAAGGGTCACAATCAAGGAAGGTAAAATTTTTAGATTCTACAAAACAAATGTCTTTGGATAGCAAGAAAGGGTTGAGACAAAGTGTTCCCACTAGATGGAATTCTACTTTTCTTATGCTTGAGAATGCTATTTTCTATCGTCGTGCTTTCAGTCATTTGGAGTTGACTGATTCTAATTTTAAGCATTGTCCATCAATATTTGATTgggaaaaaatagagaagatcAACAGTTTGTTGGGAGTTTTTTATGAAGCCACTTGTGATTTTTCTGGGACCAAATACCCTACAGCCAATCTATACTTTCCAGCAatgtttttgatttattttacattaaagcGACACTCTGAGGGTGAAGATGACTACATGAAGACCATGTGTTGTAAAATGCTTGttaagtttgagaaatattggtCCGAGTTCAATGTATTATTGGCTATAGCAGTTATTTTGGATCCTCGATACAAGcttcattttgttgatttttcttatacaaaACTTTATGGGGATTGTTCCATTGAGTATATGAATGTTCGGAGCAAAGTGTCATCTCTTTTCATGGAATTTAGTTCTTCTAGTGCTCCCACATGTTCTACCACGACTTCTGATAGCACTTATAGTAGAGCAGAAAGTCAATCTTCGATTAATAAACAAGTATTTCAG gaatttgattcatttatacaTGATGACTTTGCTGCCCATATGCAAAAAAGTCAATTGGATCTTTACTTGGATGAACCTAGGGCAGACAGAAATGCAAAGATTGacattctttccttttggaaaggaaatgagtttcGTTATCCTGATCTTGCTTGTATGGCTCGTGATATTTTGAGTGTTCCAGTTTCTACAGTAGCATTTGAATCTACTTTTAGTGTTGATGGGCGTATCATTGATCAATTTAGGAGTGCACTAAAAGCAGATATTGTTGAAGCATTAGTCTGCACTAGAGATTGGCTATATGGCGAGGAGCAAG aaacagAAGAAGTTAAATTGGACGAGTTAGCCGAAGATATAATGGAGTTGGAGAAAAACAAGGACAAGGAAGACACTCCACCTCATTCTTGA
- the LOC122290294 gene encoding F-box/kelch-repeat protein At1g74510, producing the protein MLEGPSYLMQRDLPSSCEQDSTWIYNALCVIELSSSKHVIQTDQPDDQNSTGNGSDSSSLIHQLGRDISINCLLHCSRSDYGSISSLNHNFRSLIRSGELYRLRREMGIVEHWVYLSCSLLEWEAFDPSHRRWMHLPRMPSNECFMCSDKESLAVGTELLVFGKEITSLVILRYSILTNTWSSGMRMNKPRCLFGCATLGEIAILAGGCDPNANILNSAELYNSETGTWETLPSMNKARKMGSAVFMDGKFYIMGGIGEGNSESLTCGEVYDMKTRVWTVIPNMFPGWNEGAGVTEAPPLLAVVNNVLYAADYAQKEVRRYDKERNFWFTIGRLPQQAASMNGWGLAFRACGNRVIFIGPRLGGGIIELNSWVPDQGPPQWDLLATKRSCSFVYNCAVMGC; encoded by the coding sequence ATGTTGGAGGGTCCATCCTATCTCATGCAGAGGGACTTGCCAAGCTCGTGTGAGCAAGACAGCACATGGATTTATAATGCTCTTTGTGTGATTGAGCTCTCAAGCAGCAAGCACGTTATCCAAACTGACCAACCAGATGACCAAAATTCCACTGGGAATGGGTCAGATTCCAGTTCTCTTATCCACCAACTTGGTCGGGACATATCAATTAACTGTCTTCTTCACTGTTCTAGGTCTGATTATGGCTCAATCTCCTCACTGAATCATAACTTCCGGTCTCTAATTCGGAGTGGGGAACTATATAGACTAAGGAGGGAAATGGGTATTGTAGAGCATTGGGTTTACCTCTCTTGCAGCCTTCTTGAATGGGAAGCATTTGATCCAAGTCATCGCCGTTGGATGCATTTACCTAGAATGCCTTCAAATGAATGCTTCATGTGCTCAGACAAGGAGTCGTTGGCCGTTGGTACCGAACTTCTTgtttttggaaaggaaataacaTCCCTTGTTATTCTTAGATACAGCATTTTGACAAACACATGGTCATCCGGTATGAGGATGAATAAACCCAGGTGCTTGTTCGGTTGTGCCACTCTTGGGGAAATTGCAATTTTAGCAGGTGGTTGTGATCCAAATGCCAATATTCTAAATTCTGCTGAGCTTTATAATTCAGAAACAGGAACTTGGGAGACTCTTCCAAGCATGAACAAAGCGAGAAAAATGGGCTCGGCCGTTTTCATGGACGGGAAATTTTATATTATGGGTGGGATTGGAGAGGGCAACTCAGAATCGCTTACGTGCGGTGAGGTTTATGATATGAAGACAAGGGTATGGACTGTGATACCTAACATGTTCCCTGGATGGAATGAAGGGGCAGGGGTGACTGAGGCACCTCCTCTACTGGCTGTTGTAAATAATGTTCTGTATGCAGCAGATTATGCACAAAAGGAGGTGAGAAGATATGACAAAGAGAGGAACTTCTGGTTTACAATTGGGAGATTACCTCAGCAGGCAGCTTCGATGAATGGTTGGGGATTAGCATTTAGGGCTTGTGGAAATCGGGTAATTTTTATTGGGCCTAGGTTAGGCGGAGGGATCATCGAGCTTAATTCTTGGGTCCCTGATCAAGGCCCACCGCAATGGGACCTGCTAGCCACAAAGCGCTCCTGCAGTTTTGTGTATAATTGTGCTGTGATGGGATGCTGA